A window from Schistosoma haematobium chromosome 3, whole genome shotgun sequence encodes these proteins:
- a CDS encoding hypothetical protein (EggNog:ENOG410VC9X~COG:E~BUSCO:EOG091G0JBZ): MFADWSNIKCVCLDVDSTACEDEGLDEIAGFLGVTDKVKKITEEAMNGELDITKALEARLSIMNLNLKKLTDFLDNHPVRLTPGVENLVNQFKENGVDVYLVSGGLYPLVNRVAKLLNIPEENVYANKLIFNNEGTFVGLDHSAPTSRSDGKALIVNELLNKLHTPVMMIGDGMTDANACPPASVFIGFGVNVIRPKVKTISDYFCTSVEELINLLKNHKMLL, encoded by the exons ATGTTTGCAGATTGGTCTAATATCAAATGCGTTTGTTTGGACGTAGACTCAACGGCTTGTGAAGATGAAGGACTGGATGAAATTGCCGGTTTTCTTGGAGTTACTGATAAAGTTAAAAAAAT CACTGAGGAGGCTATGAATGGAGAATTGGACATTACTAAGGCATTAGAAGCCCGCTTATCAATAATGAATTTGAATCTAAAGAAGCTTACTGACTTTTTAGACAACCATCCGGTTAGACTAACACCGGGTGTTGA AAATCTTGTTAATCAGTTCAAAGAAAATGGGGTTGATGTTTACTTGGTAAGCGGTGGATTATATCCGTTAGTTAATCGCGTAGCCAAACTGCTCAATATTCCTGAAGAAAATGTTTACGCGAACAAGCTGATTTTCAATAACGAAG GCACATTTGTTGGATTGGATCATAGTGCACCAACTAGTCGTTCCGATGGTAAAGCCTTAATCGTTAATGAATTACTGAATAAATTGCATACTCCAGTTATGATGATAGGTGATGGAATGACAGATGCAAATGCTTGTCCACCAGCTTCTGTATTTATCGGTTTCGGTGTCAATGTTATTCGTCCTAAAGTTAAAACTATATCCGATTATTTCTGTACATCTGTGgaagaattaattaatttgttgaaAAACCATAAAATGTTACTATGA
- a CDS encoding hypothetical protein (EggNog:ENOG410VC9X~COG:E), giving the protein MFADWSNIKCVCLDVDSTACEDEGLDEIAGFLGVTDKVKKITEEAMNGELDITKALEARLSIMNLNLKKLTDFLDNHPVRLTPGVENLVNQFKENGVDVYLVSGGLYPLVNRVAKLLNIPEENVYANKLIFNNEGNTDC; this is encoded by the exons ATGTTTGCAGATTGGTCTAATATCAAATGCGTTTGTTTGGACGTAGACTCAACGGCTTGTGAAGATGAAGGACTGGATGAAATTGCCGGTTTTCTTGGAGTTACTGATAAAGTTAAAAAAAT CACTGAGGAGGCTATGAATGGAGAATTGGACATTACTAAGGCATTAGAAGCCCGCTTATCAATAATGAATTTGAATCTAAAGAAGCTTACTGACTTTTTAGACAACCATCCGGTTAGACTAACACCGGGTGTTGA AAATCTTGTTAATCAGTTCAAAGAAAATGGGGTTGATGTTTACTTGGTAAGCGGTGGATTATATCCGTTAGTTAATCGCGTAGCCAAACTGCTCAATATTCCTGAAGAAAATGTTTACGCGAACAAGCTGATTTTCAATAACGAAGGTAATACTGATTGTTGA